From a single Bacillota bacterium genomic region:
- a CDS encoding ABC transporter substrate-binding protein: MLPKRTGSNDANTMHRIRSFMMMLVLSAMLMTGSEGAGAAATKIRIGYLHTLAVDSHLWLGIERGVFEKYGLQLELTRFNSGVPLMQALAGGSIDVGIMGAVISNFPSRGVGKVFLLNNLEHGTAVIFVQDESGIYSVRDLNGRKVTTTRGTTADVLLYIALQKAGVKYTDVNVINMDMAAAVSAFIAGASDAVSTWWPFDLYIMKNRPTARKLTQAGDYFPDAAIAGGWVASNRFYERERPTLVKLARAWLEVNELLLNDTDRSLKTIQQAAYPELDYEELLDGFRKEKVFRNEEWAGMYRDGRAAKWIGQVEEVFMRLGAFTDWVPPERFFDPSVYLEAYEAYKSTR, encoded by the coding sequence TTGCTGCCCAAGCGGACGGGCAGTAACGACGCGAATACCATGCATCGAATTCGGTCGTTTATGATGATGCTGGTCCTGTCCGCCATGTTGATGACAGGTTCCGAGGGAGCCGGAGCTGCTGCGACGAAAATCCGTATCGGTTATCTGCACACACTCGCCGTTGACAGCCACCTCTGGCTAGGCATTGAGCGCGGTGTTTTCGAGAAGTATGGACTTCAGCTAGAGCTGACGCGCTTCAATTCCGGAGTTCCGCTGATGCAGGCGTTAGCTGGCGGCAGCATCGACGTGGGCATCATGGGAGCGGTGATATCGAATTTCCCTTCCCGCGGTGTAGGAAAAGTGTTCCTGTTGAATAACCTGGAGCACGGGACGGCCGTCATCTTCGTCCAGGACGAGAGCGGGATTTATTCCGTGCGTGACCTGAACGGTAGAAAGGTGACCACGACGCGTGGGACGACAGCCGATGTTCTGTTATACATCGCTCTTCAAAAGGCCGGCGTCAAGTACACCGACGTGAACGTCATCAACATGGATATGGCGGCTGCTGTCAGTGCTTTCATAGCCGGTGCCAGCGACGCCGTCTCAACATGGTGGCCCTTCGATCTCTACATCATGAAGAACCGCCCCACCGCCCGCAAGCTCACCCAGGCCGGTGACTATTTCCCGGACGCGGCCATCGCGGGAGGTTGGGTCGCGAGCAACCGCTTCTACGAGCGCGAGCGACCAACGCTCGTGAAGCTGGCCCGGGCCTGGCTAGAAGTCAACGAACTGTTACTCAACGATACGGACCGCAGCCTGAAGACCATCCAACAGGCCGCTTACCCCGAACTGGACTATGAAGAACTGCTCGACGGGTTCCGAAAGGAAAAGGTGTTTCGCAATGAGGAATGGGCAGGGATGTACCGGGACGGTCGTGCCGCGAAGTGGATTGGCCAAGTGGAGGAAGTCTTCATGAGGTTAGGTGCGTTTACCGACTGGGTGCCCCCTGAGCGGTTCTTTGATCCCTCAGTTTATCTGGAAGCTTACGAGGCGTACAAGTCAACCCGATAG